Sequence from the Peromyscus eremicus chromosome 4, PerEre_H2_v1, whole genome shotgun sequence genome:
tctctctctctctctctctctctctctctctctctctctctctctttttctctctctctctctctctctctctctctctctctctctctctctctctcacacacacacacacacacacacacacacacacacacacacggtcaaactCCAAGAACAGACTGCTCTCAAACTTGGCCTACAGGCTTACTTGATGTAACAacagatgtctgtgtgtgagcactCTTCCCGTGTTCTGCTGGTGCTCTGAGCAGTGGGAAGTATGTGCTAAAACTCCACAGAGTTGATGACTGAGGAGGGTGAGCCAGGACAAGGACAGAGGCCCAGGTTTGGAAACCCAAGGACGACAGTGTGGGAACACACTGAAGGGAAATTGACAGGGAGGAAAATGGTACCTGCTATGGTCTGTAGTTTGTTCCCCAAAGGATCCTGTGCTGGAGTCGTGGTCCCCAGAGTGGCGATTATACAAGCAAGTGATGCAGCCTTTAAGAGGTGGACAAGCAATGCAGCCCTTAAGAGGTGGGGCCTCGCCAGAGACAGGTAGGTTCTctgatatggagagagagagaggagagagagagagagagagagagagagagagagagagagagagagagagagagagattgggggcTGAGAATTCAGAAGCACTGGAAGGAGAGGGTTGAGAACGAATGGGATCAATATACACTATATGCAGATATGAAGTTGTCAAAGGATAAAAAGGATGTTTCTAAAAGCCAAAAATCCATGAACAAAAGTCAGAGCCTTCACAGTGCTATAGATGGACCAGGCGTGCAGAGAGTTACCACCTCCTTGGTCCTGCTCAACCGTGTGTTCAACCCTTCCATGTCTGTGACCCACAGACCCACCTTGCCCAGCCATTTTGCAGAACAGCATGAATTAGAACAAATAATTGAAGTTTGTGTGATTTAAACAAAAGCAGTGCAATTATGGAAAGGTATTTTGTGAAATAGTTACATGATTGATAAGAAAAGTGGaagacaggttaaaaaaaaaccagctgAGGCAAAATGTGACTCTGTgagaagggcctggagagactGAACGATAACACGGTAAAGCATGagttagggctggagaggcagctcagtggttaggagcactcgctgcttttgcagaggacccaggctcagttgcAGCACCTGTATCAGGCAGTTCAAAACTGCTTGTAACTctggttctaggggatctgatgtcctggAGCCACACgcgatacacagacacacacacagacacacacacacacacacacagacacacacacagacacacacacacacacacacacacacagacacacacacacacagacacacacacacacacacacacacacacacacacacacacacacaggcccacacCAAATAagtacatctttttaaaaattgaatctagggctggagagatggctgagaggttaagagcactggttgctctttcagaggtcctgagttcaattcccagcatccacatggtggctcacaaccatctgtaatgagatctggcgccctcttctggcctgcaggcaaacatgcaggcagaatactgtatacataataagtaaataaaataataaaaaaaatgagtctaCTTTAACTGGTGAGACTATAGTCTTCTTAATTATAATTTTCTCTTCTTCGTTCCATAAaatcttttataattaaaaaacaaaaataaattgtatatttCTCTTCATGCGTgtagtgtatgcatgtatgtgtacatatatgtgtatgcttgTGCATGTGGAGACTAGCTGTAGCTGTCAGAGTCTCTCATCAAACCTAGAACTCATAGTTTCCGCTCCAGGCAGTCCAGCAAGACCCTGCGATCTACCTGCTTTACCATCACTTCCGGCTCTGGCTTACAGACATTCGCCTGCAGGCCGGCTTTTAcatgcaaacactttacccactgggccatctcctgaGGCCTAAATTACATATTTCACAATTATGTTAGCAAGAAAAGAGGGCTGATACTGTGAAGGGAGGTATCTTCTGCGAAAAGCCACCGGGAAAAAACCAGGGgccaaggaaaaggaaataggTCGGTTGTTGCTCTGCCCCGGCTTGGCCAGCAGAGGCAGCAGTGAGCTCTCATCCTGCTCTGGGGAAGTCTGCCATTCTGATCCCTGGCTCTGGTCGGAGCTATGTTGTCCAGGGCTCTGCTGTTCACTCTTGCTCTGCTGTTGCTGCCGTCACTAGTCCAGGGAGGGTTGCGCCCAAAACCGAAACCATACGAAGGTAAGGTGATTGGACGAGGTGGGTATGTGAGTAGCAGCCGAGGAGGGACTGAGAACTGACCCAAAAGTGATGATACCACTGTGTACCCTGTTCCTGCCCAGCACTGTCCAGGCTCCGGGTGACCACAGCTCCTCGGCTCTGGTTCCCCACGCTAGACATAGTGATGAGGTGGAGAGTGAACCTGCAGTTCTCCCCACTCTGTTCCAAAGATCCAGAAGCAAACGATCCATACTGTGGTGAAAGAGGCCCTAAGGCTGAAAATCCAGTGGACAGACAAGACAACTGTTCTTGATTGATGGGTATTTGAGAAAGGTGCAGAGATGCtcatgggggtggaggggtgtaGAAATGGGCATAGGTGTAGAAACAAAGCCGTTGGACATGGAGGAGGTAGGATGGAGTTGCCATCTGAGGCAGGGGTGGCCGTAAAAGATAAACCATGAAAGGGACAGGACACTGGACAGAGTGACAgcaaaggaagcagagacaggctggGGCTGATCTCTTTGTCACCGCCATGGACCCTGCAAGTTCTGGGGAGTTGAGAGGGTCTGAGAAATGTCTCGGGCTTCTCTGAGCTGAGTAAGCATATACATTCCACAGAGATGATGTCATCAAAGCTCTGTCTACTAGGAGAGACTGGTCCAGGATGCAGGGAGGAGGAAAACCAGGAGATCCAGATGCTGACAGCTGTGGAGGAGGTGACAAGATTAGCATGGGGGCATGGGATTTAAAACACAACTGATCACCAGGACTTGGTGAGAGGCACAGAAAAAGTTGCCTGGAAAGTCCAGGCGTGTTGTGAGTGGGACCTCAGCATACTGAAGGCACTTTAAGCCCGGGAGGATTCTCACTAGGCAGCCAATCTACTCACCTTCCTGCTCTCGCTATTCTTTTCAGTAAAACGAGGTCCCCCTGTTATCAAGGAGTGTgagaagaagccaaaattgtatcTGTGCAATTTCCACTGTGAAGCTAACCAAGACTGCCAAGCCAACCACATCTGCTGCTCAACGCTGTGCGGGAACGTTTGCGTGAACCTGTTGGATAAGGGAGAGTGGGTCGCGCCTGTTACTCCCCCTGACGATTTCTACCCAGACAGTCAGCCCTCCGAGTTCTCGTTTGAAGGGGATATGGTTACGGTTGGGTTCACCCCATCGCCTCCTGTCCTCAGTATATAAACTAGAATAAATGTGTGGCAACTGTCCTCTTTCCATTCACTGCTAGTAATCACTGAAACCCAGCAGAGTCCTCCCATGTGCCCATCTCAGGTCcagcatcctctctctctctctctctctctctctctctctctctctctctctctctctctctttcttattagtaatttgtctctgtgtgttcttTTGGCCTGTGCACCCACTCCAATTCCGACAAACACAAAATCAGACCACCCACAACAAATCGCTCATGTGCACCGTGCCACAGTGCTGAAGAGAACATTCCCTGCCCTGGGGTCAGAAAAAACTTCAGACACCATACAAGtagagattaaaagaaaaatcaaaaacagaaaactagaGCAGACTCCCCAAAGAGGTTTCCTCTCCTTAGCCCTGGTCACTCCcaccctgcttttgagactcTTCTGAGATTAGTGTCCTACAATGAGGATAGTCATCCAGGGAAGTCACATGACATGCTTAGGCCTAGGAGAGTGGGAAGGTCTGATGTGGCTGGAGGAGGGTGTTTCCTCTGGACTCTTTTtgctctgttctctctttctcctgaaCACAGAAGTATTCTTTCACATGCTCACATCAGATCTTATCCTGTCTACCACTGATGCATATGAACACACCAACAGTGGGACCTGGGTTGAGATCTGAGACCTGAGTGACTTAGTAACTGAATGTTCTCCACCAACACCAAACCACCCTCTTTTTGACCCTTCTTCTGATCCAGAGGCACATCAGAAAGAGGGACAGGTGGTTTGTGTTGGCATTGCAGAAAATGACTTGGCATAAGGTGGCTAAGTGGCTTGCCCATATGCTATTGGTAGTAGACATTAATTATTAGGGGTACAAACTCCCTCCTCTTCTGTGTAATCAAAACTCCCCTGAAATGATCCTGGTGCTAAATCCAAGATTCAGTCATTCCTGGATGTATTAATTAGCTTGACATTACTACAGCATACCTAAGACAGTTAACCTAGAAAAGCTATGCTCACAATTACAGGTCAGAATCTAAGActggctgtgtgcatgtgtgtgtgcacgtgtgtgtatgtgtgcacacacacatgtatgtgtgtgcaatgcaCATGTTTACATGGGTTTATGTAATTATATCACAAGAGTGAAACATCATAACAGGAGCAGAaaccaagaaggaagagaggagagaagtagGGAAAGAGGGTAGAACAGAAGGAGAGACAGTCCCGCAGATACTTTCAGGGACAAGATCCATACAGCCTAAGGACCTCTCCCTGGGACCTAGCCATAAATGTTCCCAGCACTTTCCAATAGCACCAAGCCACATAGACCTTTGGCGGATATGTGTAAACCTCAGCAGCGGACACTTGGCACATGGCAtcaaatatgaagaaaatttaGGCAATCAGGCCATGACCAGGGGCAATGTTCAGTGCTTTTTCTGGGCCATTTAATGAAGgacagaggaaaagaggaaaacttATATAACAAACCAAAGCCCCTGGTCTGACCTCATAAGCATCACAGGgccctggggggggggtgtctcatatttattttgaattttgacGAAAGGGCTCTAGGGGAAAGATCAACCAGCATGGGAATTGGAGGCAGGTGGGAAGTGATGGCATGCTCTTCTGTGTTATGGAATAATCGTTTTGTACAGTGAAAATGtatctctgccaaggcaccttgtgattggtttaataaagagttgaatagccaatagctaggcaggaagaggttaggtgagaCTTatggtgagagagagggaggaagagaagatgaaTGGAGGTGCAGGAGAGACACCAGAGGAcatgaagaggaaacaggagatgcaAAATGGAAAAAGGTAAAgagccatgaggcaaaatgtatatgaatataaatgggttaatttaagttataagagctagtgggacaagccggAGCCATAGGCCTGCTGCAAGCTGCAAGAATAtgttatagagattcagctgtgtataataaagctatacctagaaaggtCAAGGAATCTTTCTAGAGGAAAGCCATTTATCacagaatatttggtgttattcagcttttaatatatcagctctcttctgctatgaatttcttttgtgctcatatactactaggccacAACAGCAAACAatataagcttctcagacctactgctgatctactaggtaacacccctacagagcctaggagacaggcaaacagtaggtgcatagctttgtttcttgggcAAATGAAGCCCAGACTTTCCTTTCCCAGACTggccaaatggcattccagagcatttgactgaggacaataggatttttgcataaccaggtgcagtaaagactggagcagaattcctggTCCAGACATAGTCGAATGgctggagagaaaggaacaaggCATATCTTTTGTAGAGAATAAGGTTGGGTCAGGTCAAGAgagtagagagagaaaaaattatCATGGGTGGAGAaactgaagatgaagatgagattgaaagcataagagcttagttagggctatgagaggacagaaaaagaaggggcagagaggaactgagtgtcagaatggaactgaagctgtgtagatagaagtttgttatagagaaataaagtaaatggatgTAAGAAACTgttgtacatagattcttttccctcagattatCCCATCTCCAGCTGTAGCATCTTCCCtgggactctgggagaaatcttCTCAGGACAGGC
This genomic interval carries:
- the LOC131908729 gene encoding WAP four-disulfide core domain protein 10A-like, encoding MLSRALLFTLALLLLPSLVQGGLRPKPKPYEVKRGPPVIKECEKKPKLYLCNFHCEANQDCQANHICCSTLCGNVCVNLLDKGEWVAPVTPPDDFYPDSQPSEFSFEGDMVTVGFTPSPPVLSI